The Priestia koreensis genomic interval AGATATGAAGTATTTACGGCCACCAAGAGGAATATTCAGTGATCGAGTACTTGGTCTTGCGAAAGATGAAGGATACACAACGGTGTTTTGGTCGTTAGCTTTTGTCGATTGGAAAACCGATCAACAAAAGGGATGGCGCTATTCGTACGATAATATTATGGCACAAATTCATCCAGGAGCGATTTTATTGCTTCATACTGTTTCAAGCGACAACGCAGAAGCGTTGGGGAAATCAATCGATGACCTTCGAAAACAAGGGTATGAATTCCGAAGCTTGGATGAATACATGCTTAAAGAAACACAACATATGAATTCCATGATTTTAGAACCAAAGTAGATTTTAGGCAGCTCTCATTTTAAAAAGAGCTGTCTTTTTCGTGTTATAATGAGGATAAAATGTTCGGAGGTTGAACACAATGTTGAGAACAAAGATCGTGGTTCCCCCACCGTATGATTTTGGGGCTGTGATGGACCGTTTATCATTAGATTCGTTAAATCGTGTAGAGATCGAACAGAACACCATTTTTGTTCCGATTGTAATAGATGATAGAAATATCTCGGTGAAGATTAAAAGCACGGGAACAATTGACTCCCCTGCATTTGAAATTGATATTTTAGACGAAGCGGATGAAGTCACGGTGTTAGAGGAGCTAAAGCGCCTGTTTCAATGGAATGAATTACTTCCCACGATTCACGACCACTTTGCTTCAACAAACCTGCGTTCACTGTTTCAAGAGCACCGGGGTACACCTCTAGTATTGGAGTTTGATTTTTTTCGCTGTCTTCTCAAATCCATTATTCATCAGCAGCTTAGCCTAAAGGTTGCTCATCGTTTGACAGATCGATTTGTCAAAACGTACGGAGTAGAGCATAATGGAGTGTGGTTTTATCCGTCACCAGACCGCTTATGTTCCTTAAACTATGAAGAGCTAAAGGAGCTAGGTTTAAGTACGAGAAAAAGTGAGTACATCATAGATATCTCAAAAGCGATTGTGTCAGGAGAACTTGACCTTTCATCACTACGAAATCAATCAGATGAAGAGGTAATTCAAACATTAGTAAAAATTAGAGGAATTGGGCCGTGGACGGCGCAAAACTTTTTAATGTTCGCTTTAGGGAGACTGAACATGTTTCCAAAAGCTGATATAGGTCTACAAAACGCGATTCGCAACCTTTTTAACTTAAGTGCGAAGCCAACACTAGACGAAATGGAGTCGCTCAGCAAAGAGTGGCAGCCATATGCAAGCTATGCTTCTCTTTATTTATGGAGAAGCATCGAATAAAAAAGAGTAAAACGGAGTTGTCACGATGAATATAAAAACAGAAGTGAAAATAAAAAAGGGACAAGAGTTTTTAATTACGATTAAACGCTTGGGCATTAACGGAGAGGGTGTCGGTTATTACAAGCGTCACGTCGTGTTTGTTCCTGGTGCTTTGCCGACAGAAGAGGTAGTCGTTGAGGTAACCAATACACACCCAAAATTTGCAGAGGCAAAAATTAAAAAAATTAAAAAGAAATCTCCGCAAAGGGTCAACGCTCCTTGCCCGATCTACGAATTATGTGGAGGCTGTCAGCTGCAGCATCTTCAATATCCGTCCCAATTAGACGCGAAGCGAGATATTGTTCTTCAAGCTTTTGAGCGCCATACGCGTTTCAATGAGATCGGACATAAAATCAAGAAGACAATTGGTATGGAAGATCCGTGGCACTACCGAAACAAAGCACAGTTTCAAGTGGGGCTAAAGGATAATAAAGTGATTGCCGGCTTATACAGTGCAAACTCACATCGTCTTATTAATATTGAAAACTGCATCGTGCAGCATCAAGTGACGACAAAAGTAATGAATACAGTAAAACAAATTTTACAAGACCTGAAAATCTCTGTTTATGATGAGAAAAAACGCACAGGAGTAATTCGTACGCTTGTTATCCGCGAAGGTTTTCAAACGGGTGAAGTACAGCTAGTCTTTATTACAGGGCAAAAAGAGATTCCTCGTCAGCAATTACTAGTTGAGGAAGTAAAGCGCCGTCTTCCACAGGTAAAATCAATTGTTCAAAATATCAACAACCGTAAAACATCGCTCATCTTTGGGGATGAAACGTTTACGCTTGATGGAAAAGACGTTATTCAGGAAACGCTCGGAGATCTATCCTTTGAACTCTCTGCCCGCGCATTCTTCCAGCTAAACCCTACCCAAACAGTTAAGCTTTACAATGAGGTAAAGCAGGCAGCTGCTTTAACAGGAGAAGACCGCATCGTAGACGCCTACTGTGGTGTTGGGACGATCGGCTTGTGGCTTGCAGATGGTGCAAAAGAAATTCGCGGAATGGATACGATTAAGGAATCAATTACCGATGCGAATGAGAATGCACAAAAGCATGGATTTAAAAATGCTAGCTATGTAGCAGGAAAAGCAGAGTACTGGCTACCACGCTGGGTGAAAGAAGGATGGAAGCCAGACGTTATTGTAGTCGATCCTCCGCGTACAGGCTGTGACCGTCAGCTGTTGGAGACGATGCTAAAAGTGAAGCCGAAAAAAATTGTGTACGTATCGTGTA includes:
- a CDS encoding DNA-3-methyladenine glycosylase family protein, with translation MLRTKIVVPPPYDFGAVMDRLSLDSLNRVEIEQNTIFVPIVIDDRNISVKIKSTGTIDSPAFEIDILDEADEVTVLEELKRLFQWNELLPTIHDHFASTNLRSLFQEHRGTPLVLEFDFFRCLLKSIIHQQLSLKVAHRLTDRFVKTYGVEHNGVWFYPSPDRLCSLNYEELKELGLSTRKSEYIIDISKAIVSGELDLSSLRNQSDEEVIQTLVKIRGIGPWTAQNFLMFALGRLNMFPKADIGLQNAIRNLFNLSAKPTLDEMESLSKEWQPYASYASLYLWRSIE
- the rlmD gene encoding 23S rRNA (uracil(1939)-C(5))-methyltransferase RlmD, with the translated sequence MNIKTEVKIKKGQEFLITIKRLGINGEGVGYYKRHVVFVPGALPTEEVVVEVTNTHPKFAEAKIKKIKKKSPQRVNAPCPIYELCGGCQLQHLQYPSQLDAKRDIVLQAFERHTRFNEIGHKIKKTIGMEDPWHYRNKAQFQVGLKDNKVIAGLYSANSHRLINIENCIVQHQVTTKVMNTVKQILQDLKISVYDEKKRTGVIRTLVIREGFQTGEVQLVFITGQKEIPRQQLLVEEVKRRLPQVKSIVQNINNRKTSLIFGDETFTLDGKDVIQETLGDLSFELSARAFFQLNPTQTVKLYNEVKQAAALTGEDRIVDAYCGVGTIGLWLADGAKEIRGMDTIKESITDANENAQKHGFKNASYVAGKAEYWLPRWVKEGWKPDVIVVDPPRTGCDRQLLETMLKVKPKKIVYVSCNPSTLAKDIDKLSKFYDVEYIQPVDMFPHTAHVETVTKLVRKM